From a single Loxodonta africana isolate mLoxAfr1 chromosome 9, mLoxAfr1.hap2, whole genome shotgun sequence genomic region:
- the TPD52L3 gene encoding tumor protein D55 isoform X2, whose product MDPSSPESDTKGLHFDSARQDYFSAGQELDSLYQELDLDSLNEDLFSCSVPDTMTEAPAGTSESHMTSKPEDLTEAQQKELNLELTELEAEIVTLRHMLAAKERHCRELKRKLGLTALVGLRQNLSKSWHDVQVSNAYLKQKTSAALSTVGSAIRRKLGRMKSATFKSFEG is encoded by the exons ATGGATCCTTCCAGCCCAGAATCCGATACCAAAGGCCTCCACTTCGACTCTGCCCGCCAAGATTATTTCTCCGCTGGGCAAGAGTTGGACTCACTCTACCAAGAATTGGACCTGGACTCCCTTAATGAAGATCTCTTTTCCTGCTCCGTTCCAGATACCATGACAGAGGCCCCTGCGGGCACATCTGAATCACACATGACTTCTAAACCAGAGGATCTGACAGAGGCTCAGCAAAAGGAGCTCAACTTAGAGCTCACTGAATTGGAAGCAGAGATTGTAACCCTACGCCATATGCTCGCAGCCAAAGAGAGACACTGCAGAGAGCTCAAGAGGAAGCTGGGCCTCACAGCCTTGGTGGGGCTGAGGCAGAATCTGTCCAAGAGCTGGCATGATGTCCAGGTCTCCAATGCCTACCTGAAACAAAAGACGTCAGCTGCCCTGTCTACTGTGGGCTCTGCCATCCGCAGGAAGCTTGGGCGCATGAAGTCGGCCACATTCAAATCTTTTGAAG GGTAG
- the TPD52L3 gene encoding tumor protein D55 isoform X1 yields MDPSSPESDTKGLHFDSARQDYFSAGQELDSLYQELDLDSLNEDLFSCSVPDTMTEAPAGTSESHMTSKPEDLTEAQQKELNLELTELEAEIVTLRHMLAAKERHCRELKRKLGLTALVGLRQNLSKSWHDVQVSNAYLKQKTSAALSTVGSAIRRKLGRMKSATFKSFEGLMGTIKSRVPGGRELGSDCLLSPAGSGDDPHPIPGGGNDLFPEPE; encoded by the coding sequence ATGGATCCTTCCAGCCCAGAATCCGATACCAAAGGCCTCCACTTCGACTCTGCCCGCCAAGATTATTTCTCCGCTGGGCAAGAGTTGGACTCACTCTACCAAGAATTGGACCTGGACTCCCTTAATGAAGATCTCTTTTCCTGCTCCGTTCCAGATACCATGACAGAGGCCCCTGCGGGCACATCTGAATCACACATGACTTCTAAACCAGAGGATCTGACAGAGGCTCAGCAAAAGGAGCTCAACTTAGAGCTCACTGAATTGGAAGCAGAGATTGTAACCCTACGCCATATGCTCGCAGCCAAAGAGAGACACTGCAGAGAGCTCAAGAGGAAGCTGGGCCTCACAGCCTTGGTGGGGCTGAGGCAGAATCTGTCCAAGAGCTGGCATGATGTCCAGGTCTCCAATGCCTACCTGAAACAAAAGACGTCAGCTGCCCTGTCTACTGTGGGCTCTGCCATCCGCAGGAAGCTTGGGCGCATGAAGTCGGCCACATTCAAATCTTTTGAAGGTCTCATGGGGACTATCAAGTCGAGAGTCCCTGGCGGCAGGGAGCTTGGCAGCGACTGCCTTCTTTCTCCAGCGGGGAGTGGGGATGATCCGCACCCAATTCCGGGAGGTGGGAATGACCTGTTTCCGGAGCCGGAATGA